A window of the Roseburia sp. 831b genome harbors these coding sequences:
- a CDS encoding TIGR03943 family putative permease subunit, with translation MDEVGVYLFTGFMDSGKTSLIKDTLIENGFAEQGNSLIICCEDGDVEYEKEELDKINTQIVYIEKEEEFTEEKLNEWNNEYHPDQVFIEYNGTWGMDTILEMKLPKEWVIVQSLATVDATTFDMYLGNMRAMILEQLFSADVVIFNRCDDNTDRGKYRRTVKANNRKAQIVYERKDGTIDERPEELPFDLNQDVIEITDADYAIWYMDALDNPKKYQGKKVKFLALVYNPDKLKKGIFVPGRFAMTCCIEDVTFIGFKCKYKEEDQIPHKSWIHITAEVQVEFAKEYKGKGPVLYPVSIEPAEKPEDELVYFS, from the coding sequence ATGGATGAAGTAGGAGTATATCTGTTTACCGGATTTATGGACAGCGGTAAGACATCCCTGATTAAGGATACGTTGATTGAAAACGGATTTGCAGAGCAGGGAAACAGTCTTATCATCTGTTGTGAGGACGGAGACGTAGAATACGAAAAAGAAGAACTCGATAAAATCAATACACAGATTGTTTATATTGAAAAAGAAGAAGAGTTCACCGAAGAAAAATTAAACGAGTGGAATAACGAATATCATCCAGACCAGGTTTTCATTGAGTACAATGGAACCTGGGGAATGGACACCATCTTAGAGATGAAGCTTCCAAAAGAATGGGTGATTGTGCAGTCTCTTGCAACGGTAGATGCCACCACTTTTGATATGTATCTTGGCAACATGAGAGCTATGATTTTAGAGCAGCTTTTCTCAGCTGATGTCGTGATTTTCAACCGCTGTGATGACAATACAGACAGAGGAAAATACCGTCGTACTGTAAAGGCTAACAATCGGAAAGCCCAGATTGTCTATGAGAGAAAAGATGGTACTATCGATGAAAGACCGGAAGAACTTCCGTTCGATTTAAACCAGGATGTCATTGAAATCACAGATGCCGATTATGCCATCTGGTATATGGATGCATTGGATAATCCAAAGAAATATCAAGGGAAAAAAGTAAAATTCCTTGCACTTGTCTACAATCCGGACAAGCTGAAAAAAGGTATTTTTGTTCCAGGCCGTTTTGCGATGACCTGTTGCATCGAGGATGTTACCTTTATTGGATTTAAGTGTAAATATAAAGAGGAAGATCAGATTCCACATAAATCATGGATTCATATTACCGCAGAAGTGCAGGTAGAATTTGCAAAAGAATACAAAGGAAAAGGACCGGTTCTTTATCCGGTATCCATCGAGCCGGCAGAAAAACCGGAAGATGAACTTGTATATTTTTCTTAA